The following proteins come from a genomic window of Bradyrhizobium paxllaeri:
- a CDS encoding FAD binding domain-containing protein, translating to MTPTAMTTTAGEFRAAGTDLSERRRSGVSTGPLIDISAAPDTIGMHWDADGRARLGAFTTIAAIASDVRLAAAYPGIAASAQGLATPQIRHLATLGGNLAQRSRCWYFRNPHIACLKKGGSDCPARSGNHLYHVAFDLGPCVAPHPSTMAAALLAYEATVTTNQRSSLTIGDLLGDGSNGAADNALHPGEMIRSIELPSPLQGERALYKRAISRTHAEWPLVEICARAVVKDGTFQFIRLAVGGVAPVPLRLHAVEAALQDRKATAAALANAAEQATAGAKPLPMTGYKLDLLKGVVHDLLERLVP from the coding sequence ATGACACCGACAGCCATGACCACCACAGCAGGCGAATTCCGCGCCGCCGGCACTGACCTATCCGAACGGCGCCGCAGCGGCGTCTCGACCGGACCCTTGATCGACATATCGGCAGCGCCCGACACGATCGGAATGCATTGGGACGCCGACGGCAGGGCGCGCCTCGGTGCTTTCACCACCATTGCCGCGATCGCTTCCGACGTGCGCCTCGCCGCGGCCTATCCAGGCATAGCGGCTTCCGCGCAAGGCCTGGCGACGCCGCAGATCCGTCACCTCGCCACCCTCGGCGGCAACCTCGCGCAACGTTCGCGCTGCTGGTACTTTCGAAATCCGCACATCGCCTGCCTCAAGAAAGGCGGTTCGGATTGTCCGGCGCGATCGGGCAATCATCTCTACCACGTCGCATTCGACCTCGGCCCCTGCGTAGCGCCGCATCCCTCGACCATGGCGGCAGCGCTGCTGGCCTATGAGGCAACAGTGACGACGAACCAGAGAAGTTCGCTGACGATCGGCGACCTCCTCGGCGATGGCTCCAACGGCGCCGCCGACAACGCACTGCATCCGGGCGAGATGATCAGGAGCATCGAGCTCCCCTCCCCGCTGCAGGGCGAACGCGCGCTCTACAAGCGCGCGATCAGCCGCACCCATGCCGAATGGCCGCTGGTCGAGATCTGCGCCCGCGCAGTGGTGAAGGACGGCACGTTCCAGTTCATTCGCCTCGCCGTCGGAGGCGTCGCCCCGGTGCCACTGCGGCTGCATGCGGTGGAAGCGGCCTTGCAGGACAGGAAAGCCACTGCGGCTGCGCTCGCCAATGCCGCCGAGCAAGCGACAGCAGGCGCAAAGCCGCTGCCGATGACCGGCTACAAGCTCGATCTGCTGAAGGGCGTCGTACACGATTTGCTGGAGCGGTTGGTGCCATGA
- a CDS encoding extensin family protein, with translation MTRGVRLYLVGSFVLVSLAGCGRGFFQSAEREPWRTEAEVACLKSGAVKESAEVVRIDPISGPGVCGAEYPLKVAALGENITSFGFADESLRPPGNIGNQPRWPINRAPAAAPPQQNYSGNYSGSYPEPAPRQPSYAAPSNGPISLSAPGVASQQDDIDLPPEGAPSSRGGYAAPSYPPQGRYTAPSSAPYTQPSYPPSPAAQGNPVSAFGQVSMKPTATLACPIVSALDRWLSDSVQPASMRWFGVRVVEIKQISAYSCRGMNGNPHAHISEHAFGNALDIAAFTLADGRRITVKGGWRGMPEEQGFLRDVQATACQQFNTVLAPGSNSHHEDHIHVDLMRRASRRTICQPAAVSGEQVAARAQRNPYASRDPYSTGSLKKSVSRWFGGRSSKVNEEDEFEDH, from the coding sequence ATGACGCGCGGAGTTCGTTTGTATCTCGTCGGCTCCTTCGTCCTCGTCTCGCTAGCGGGTTGTGGCCGCGGATTTTTTCAGTCCGCCGAGCGCGAACCGTGGCGTACCGAGGCTGAAGTCGCTTGTCTGAAGTCCGGCGCGGTCAAGGAGAGCGCGGAAGTCGTCCGGATCGACCCGATTTCCGGTCCCGGCGTGTGCGGTGCGGAATACCCGCTGAAAGTGGCGGCGCTCGGCGAAAACATCACCTCGTTCGGCTTTGCCGACGAAAGCCTGCGGCCTCCCGGCAATATCGGCAATCAGCCGCGCTGGCCGATCAACCGTGCGCCGGCGGCAGCGCCGCCCCAGCAGAACTATTCGGGAAATTATTCGGGCAGCTATCCGGAACCGGCACCGCGGCAGCCGAGCTATGCTGCGCCGTCGAACGGGCCGATCTCGCTCTCCGCGCCGGGCGTTGCCTCGCAGCAGGATGACATCGATCTGCCGCCGGAAGGCGCGCCGTCATCGCGCGGCGGCTATGCGGCGCCTTCCTATCCGCCGCAGGGCCGCTACACCGCGCCTTCGTCTGCGCCGTATACGCAGCCATCCTATCCGCCATCACCGGCCGCGCAGGGCAATCCGGTCAGCGCCTTCGGGCAGGTCTCGATGAAGCCGACGGCGACGCTGGCGTGCCCGATTGTCTCGGCGCTCGACCGCTGGCTCTCCGATTCCGTGCAGCCGGCGTCGATGCGCTGGTTCGGCGTGCGCGTCGTCGAGATCAAGCAGATCTCCGCCTATTCCTGCCGCGGCATGAACGGCAATCCGCATGCGCATATTTCCGAGCACGCGTTCGGCAACGCGCTCGACATCGCGGCCTTCACGCTCGCCGACGGCCGCCGCATCACGGTCAAGGGCGGCTGGCGCGGCATGCCGGAAGAGCAGGGGTTTCTGCGCGACGTGCAGGCGACCGCCTGCCAGCAGTTCAACACCGTGCTGGCGCCGGGCTCCAACTCCCACCATGAGGATCACATCCACGTCGACCTGATGCGCCGCGCGTCCCGCCGCACCATCTGTCAGCCGGCCGCGGTATCGGGCGAACAGGTCGCCGCGCGCGCCCAGCGTAACCCCTACGCGTCACGCGATCCCTATTCGACGGGCTCGCTCAAAAAATCGGTGTCGCGCTGGTTCGGGGGCCGCAGCAGCAAGGTCAACGAGGAAGACGAGTTCGAGGATCATTAG
- a CDS encoding molybdopterin-dependent oxidoreductase has product MSTMTINGKLAPLPDDPDALLVDVVRDALDLTGTKLVCGAGVCGACTVLVDGAPAVSCLMPARSAANTNVTTVEGIGAAKLHPVQKAFMAHDALQCGFCTPGFIVEAVAFHDSWRAAKGTAVPSREEIGAALSGHLCRCGAYDGIFRAVADACAGRFDGSDILPPRMEARDKVTGSAKYTVDIHHDGQLEGVILRSPFAHARIGELDLAAARAMPGVGAVIPLLGDDRIVRYVGDPIAAVAARDRRTALAAIAAIKVVSERLPSAVGLDEARKANAPVVFEKSARKKAGNVSEGGGAPAAWKGNIRGPSAAFSKKPKKVRNWVDGARAAKNPLLVEGTFRTGTQQHACLEPHAAVARFDGDQLTVHASTQAVFHVMEMIAKRYKLGHDKVRVIADHVGGGFGSKAALGVETTTAIELAREAKAPVRVAYDRHEELSVTGYRPATEMKIALLPSEQGELKALSLTAYADTGAATNSTIAALARLIYPAEAKELADFDVISNLPAGAPFRGPGGPPMAFALEQAIDEAAQRVKLDPIALRKRWDPDPNRQRLYDWASSLDVWRNRKPIAAQSGRYRRGVGVATGYWLYLWQPGSKVEVAVKGGRLVASTATQDIGTGTRTVIANTLAREFGLEPHEVEVRIGDSRLPEGPGSGGSRVTASVIPPMLLAIGQLKTAIQQSTKRQPVPGSNAPWREMLAASPDLSASGVRPEDSRQMAPGIESPLKQVGLLGWIFGWMMRRFSNLAIGAGVPSSVQVIEVEVDTWLGHVRVLNVHTGIAVGRIAAPALAHSQAAGAIIQGVGYALYEAREVDSRTGDVLSGGMEDYRIPGIADTPMIDVHFDQGGFDHVLGGSVGIGEVATVPTSPAVANAICNATGVRLTELPLRPDRLVAALRGRAAA; this is encoded by the coding sequence ATGAGCACCATGACGATCAACGGCAAGCTCGCTCCCCTCCCCGACGATCCCGATGCACTGCTGGTCGACGTCGTGCGCGACGCGCTCGACCTCACCGGCACCAAGCTCGTCTGCGGGGCCGGCGTCTGCGGCGCCTGCACGGTGCTGGTCGATGGCGCGCCCGCCGTGAGCTGCCTGATGCCGGCTCGATCAGCCGCGAACACAAACGTGACGACGGTCGAAGGCATCGGCGCGGCAAAACTGCATCCGGTGCAGAAGGCTTTTATGGCGCACGACGCCCTGCAATGCGGCTTCTGCACGCCGGGTTTCATCGTCGAAGCAGTGGCCTTTCATGATTCCTGGCGCGCTGCCAAGGGCACGGCGGTGCCCTCGCGCGAGGAAATCGGCGCGGCGCTGTCGGGCCATCTCTGCCGCTGCGGCGCCTATGACGGCATCTTCCGTGCAGTGGCGGATGCCTGCGCCGGCCGCTTCGACGGCAGCGACATCCTGCCGCCGCGCATGGAGGCGCGCGACAAGGTGACGGGATCGGCGAAGTACACCGTCGACATCCATCATGACGGCCAGCTCGAAGGCGTGATCCTGCGCTCGCCGTTCGCGCATGCGCGGATCGGCGAACTCGATCTCGCTGCCGCGCGCGCCATGCCGGGCGTGGGCGCCGTGATCCCGCTGCTCGGCGACGACCGCATCGTCCGCTATGTCGGCGACCCCATCGCCGCCGTCGCCGCCAGGGATCGCAGAACCGCGCTCGCGGCCATCGCTGCGATCAAGGTCGTCAGCGAGCGCCTGCCATCTGCGGTCGGGCTCGATGAAGCGCGCAAGGCCAATGCGCCCGTCGTGTTCGAAAAATCCGCGCGCAAAAAGGCCGGCAACGTCTCCGAAGGCGGCGGTGCGCCGGCGGCGTGGAAAGGCAACATCCGCGGGCCGTCTGCGGCCTTCTCCAAGAAGCCGAAGAAGGTGCGGAACTGGGTCGACGGCGCGCGCGCCGCAAAAAATCCGCTGCTGGTGGAGGGCACCTTCCGCACCGGCACGCAACAGCATGCCTGCCTCGAGCCGCATGCGGCGGTGGCGCGCTTCGACGGCGACCAGCTCACCGTGCATGCGTCGACGCAGGCGGTATTTCACGTGATGGAGATGATCGCCAAACGCTACAAGCTCGGCCACGACAAGGTGCGCGTGATTGCCGACCATGTCGGCGGCGGCTTTGGGTCGAAGGCTGCGCTCGGCGTGGAAACGACCACCGCGATCGAACTGGCGCGCGAAGCGAAGGCGCCGGTGCGCGTCGCCTATGACCGGCACGAGGAGCTCTCGGTCACCGGCTATCGGCCGGCGACCGAGATGAAGATTGCGCTGCTGCCGTCCGAGCAAGGCGAACTGAAAGCGCTGTCGCTGACCGCCTACGCCGATACGGGAGCCGCGACCAATTCGACCATCGCCGCGCTGGCGCGCCTGATCTATCCGGCGGAAGCAAAGGAACTCGCCGATTTCGACGTCATCAGCAATTTGCCGGCAGGCGCGCCCTTCCGCGGCCCCGGCGGGCCGCCGATGGCGTTTGCGCTGGAACAGGCGATCGACGAAGCGGCGCAGCGCGTGAAGCTCGATCCGATCGCGCTGCGCAAGCGCTGGGATCCCGATCCCAATCGCCAGCGACTCTATGATTGGGCCTCGAGCCTTGACGTCTGGCGCAACCGCAAACCGATCGCCGCGCAGAGCGGCCGCTATCGCCGCGGCGTCGGCGTCGCCACCGGTTATTGGCTTTATCTGTGGCAGCCCGGCTCAAAGGTCGAGGTAGCGGTGAAGGGCGGACGCCTCGTCGCCAGCACCGCGACGCAGGATATCGGCACCGGCACCCGTACCGTGATCGCCAATACGCTGGCGCGCGAATTCGGGCTGGAGCCGCATGAGGTCGAGGTCCGGATCGGCGATTCAAGATTGCCGGAAGGGCCGGGCTCCGGCGGCAGCCGCGTCACGGCGTCGGTGATCCCGCCGATGCTGCTCGCCATCGGGCAGTTGAAGACCGCGATCCAGCAAAGCACAAAGCGACAGCCCGTCCCCGGTTCCAACGCGCCCTGGCGCGAAATGCTCGCGGCCTCACCCGATCTCTCCGCCTCCGGCGTTCGGCCGGAAGACTCCAGGCAGATGGCGCCGGGAATTGAGTCGCCGCTCAAGCAGGTCGGCTTGCTGGGCTGGATCTTCGGCTGGATGATGCGGCGCTTCTCTAACCTTGCGATCGGCGCCGGCGTGCCGAGTTCGGTGCAGGTCATCGAGGTCGAAGTCGACACCTGGCTCGGCCATGTCCGCGTCCTCAACGTTCACACCGGCATTGCGGTCGGCAGAATCGCAGCGCCCGCGCTGGCGCACAGCCAGGCGGCCGGCGCGATCATTCAGGGCGTCGGCTACGCGCTCTATGAGGCGCGCGAAGTCGATTCCCGCACCGGCGACGTGCTCAGCGGCGGCATGGAGGACTATCGCATTCCCGGAATCGCGGACACGCCCATGATCGACGTGCATTTCGACCAGGGCGGATTCGATCATGTGCTCGGCGGCAGCGTCGGTATCGGCGAAGTCGCGACCGTACCGACCTCGCCCGCCGTCGCCAACGCGATTTGCAACGCCACCGGCGTTCGGCTGACCGAGCTGCCGCTCCGTCCCGACCGTCTGGTCGCCGCACTCAGAGGGAGGGCCGCCGCATGA
- a CDS encoding IS701 family transposase — protein MDLDQSEARFASYIAGLGSVIGHAERTRPLRDYCTGLMLPGDRKSVEPMAARTAPARTAAQHQSLLHFVANADWSDETVLAKVREMVLPAIEKSGPIEAWIIDDTSFPKQGKHSVGVHHQYCGQLGKQANCQVAVSLSIANHAASLPVAYRLYLPEAWSKDRARRKKAGVPKQLKFRTKLQIALEQIGWACESGLPRGVALMDAAYGRDARLRAGMTELGVPYVVGIVPTILMWAPGSAPRRMDKPMNNTGRRDEPALISAQKVALGLPKRAWRTVTWREGSAEQLSSRFARVPVRVSYNKLIPETLSPEWLLIEWPEGEAEPTKYWLSTLPEDVSFTQLVDLARLRWRIERDYQELKQEVGLGHYEGRGWRGFHHHATLCIAAYGFLLAEQAMIPPSGPRSTAPVEVPPLPDNYRPRGSARAA, from the coding sequence ATGGATCTTGATCAAAGCGAAGCACGGTTCGCGTCTTACATTGCGGGACTTGGAAGCGTGATCGGTCACGCGGAGCGGACGCGGCCGCTGCGCGACTATTGTACGGGACTGATGTTGCCCGGTGACCGCAAGAGCGTTGAGCCGATGGCAGCGCGGACGGCTCCGGCGAGGACAGCGGCACAGCACCAGTCGCTGCTGCACTTTGTCGCCAACGCCGATTGGTCGGACGAGACCGTGCTGGCCAAGGTACGCGAGATGGTGCTGCCGGCGATCGAGAAGAGTGGACCGATCGAGGCGTGGATCATCGACGACACCTCGTTCCCTAAGCAGGGCAAGCATTCGGTCGGCGTGCACCACCAATATTGCGGTCAGCTCGGCAAGCAGGCCAACTGCCAGGTGGCGGTGTCGCTGTCGATCGCCAATCATGCCGCCAGCCTGCCGGTGGCCTATCGCTTGTACTTGCCGGAAGCCTGGTCAAAGGATCGTGCACGGCGGAAGAAGGCAGGCGTTCCCAAGCAACTCAAGTTCAGGACCAAGCTACAGATCGCGTTGGAGCAAATCGGCTGGGCCTGCGAAAGCGGCCTGCCACGCGGCGTTGCGTTGATGGATGCAGCATATGGCAGGGACGCGCGGCTGCGTGCAGGCATGACGGAACTTGGCGTGCCTTACGTGGTCGGCATCGTGCCGACCATCCTGATGTGGGCCCCTGGCAGCGCCCCACGGCGGATGGACAAGCCGATGAACAACACCGGCCGTCGTGACGAGCCCGCACTGATCTCGGCCCAAAAAGTGGCGCTCGGTCTACCGAAGCGGGCGTGGCGCACGGTGACGTGGCGCGAAGGCTCGGCCGAGCAATTGTCCTCGCGCTTCGCGCGTGTACCTGTCCGCGTCAGCTACAACAAGCTGATCCCCGAGACGCTATCACCTGAGTGGCTGTTGATCGAATGGCCGGAGGGCGAGGCAGAGCCGACCAAATACTGGCTCTCCACGCTGCCGGAGGACGTCAGCTTCACGCAACTCGTCGATCTGGCCAGGCTGCGCTGGCGCATCGAGCGCGACTACCAGGAACTCAAGCAGGAGGTCGGGCTCGGCCACTACGAAGGGCGCGGCTGGCGTGGCTTCCACCATCACGCAACGCTGTGCATCGCAGCCTACGGCTTCCTTCTCGCCGAGCAGGCGATGATTCCCCCCTCAGGACCTCGTTCCACCGCGCCAGTCGAAGTCCCTCCGTTACCCGACAATTATCGACCCAGAGGCTCCGCCCGCGCGGCCTGA
- a CDS encoding DUF2147 domain-containing protein, whose product MKWFCFLAVLMLLSSSAHAGRSISFSIGGHRVYIESSRHCRSASCASTSISRSRNWRHRRDRYGDDRDVGVVPAKPLPPVPQTVLPPAPPPITPPAKTIVTAPPPAVYTTAASTAEVVEAPPSPPPVEQTSIPLPPLPPAAKPVEAAQPAPQVERITHQPEEEPSDSPIGDWQTESKGTVRIAKCGNALCGYVLSASSEKGEAILVNMKPKTERQWTGSVYSQDSRETYYGTMSMKGTNTLRVEACALLRFYCTGNNWSRVMRRADSLVLVSAKPRS is encoded by the coding sequence ATGAAATGGTTTTGTTTTCTCGCCGTGCTGATGCTGCTCAGTTCTTCGGCCCATGCCGGCCGGTCGATTTCATTCAGCATCGGCGGTCACCGGGTGTACATCGAATCCTCCAGGCATTGCCGCTCGGCGTCGTGCGCCTCGACCTCGATTTCCCGAAGCCGCAACTGGCGTCACAGGCGCGACCGCTATGGCGACGATCGCGATGTGGGCGTGGTGCCGGCCAAGCCGCTGCCGCCTGTACCGCAGACGGTTTTGCCACCTGCGCCGCCACCGATCACGCCGCCGGCCAAGACCATCGTCACGGCACCACCGCCGGCCGTCTACACCACGGCGGCATCGACGGCTGAGGTCGTTGAAGCGCCGCCATCTCCACCGCCAGTTGAACAGACTTCGATTCCCCTGCCGCCGCTTCCGCCGGCTGCGAAGCCGGTCGAGGCCGCGCAGCCGGCCCCGCAAGTTGAACGCATCACGCATCAGCCGGAGGAGGAGCCATCGGATTCGCCGATCGGCGACTGGCAGACCGAAAGCAAGGGAACGGTGCGGATCGCAAAATGCGGCAATGCGCTGTGTGGCTATGTGCTCAGTGCATCGTCCGAGAAAGGCGAGGCGATCCTGGTCAACATGAAACCGAAGACCGAGCGGCAATGGACCGGCAGCGTCTACAGCCAGGACAGCCGCGAGACCTACTACGGCACGATGTCGATGAAGGGGACCAACACGCTTCGCGTCGAAGCCTGCGCGCTGCTCCGCTTCTACTGCACCGGCAACAATTGGAGCCGCGTCATGCGCCGCGCCGATAGTCTGGTGTTGGTGTCCGCCAAGCCGCGTTCATAA
- a CDS encoding KTSC domain-containing protein: MTRLAFMLALLFTAQWEEAEIVDVKDRGPVDLAPFTCQDVTRSSVISRVCYDTESRRMLVQRYAAYQQYCDVPKDMIDALLNAPSMGRYFNANITAAGHDGNVPYGCRTPKAPSYQ, encoded by the coding sequence GTGACCCGTCTCGCTTTCATGCTTGCGCTGCTTTTCACCGCCCAGTGGGAGGAAGCGGAGATCGTTGACGTCAAGGACCGTGGCCCGGTCGATCTCGCGCCGTTCACCTGTCAGGACGTCACCCGCAGCAGCGTCATCAGCCGGGTATGCTACGACACTGAGAGCCGGCGCATGCTGGTCCAGCGCTACGCGGCCTACCAGCAATATTGCGATGTGCCAAAGGACATGATCGATGCGCTGCTGAACGCGCCCTCGATGGGTCGGTACTTCAACGCCAACATCACGGCAGCCGGCCATGACGGCAACGTACCTTACGGCTGCCGGACACCCAAAGCGCCGTCATATCAGTGA
- a CDS encoding TetR/AcrR family transcriptional regulator, whose product MSPRTRILDAAMLVFRRHGFRRSSIEQAAEAAGLTRQALYHHFKSKEALFRAVIERLHEEAFAAEIAATSAAEKAGGSLADILVASVTAKLGQLAASLDGSPHVEELFSEHLVQARDLYQKYTALYAEQLAATIARVCRKQGLTLSPGMTPRDLARCVEMAVNGTKAAYPALQPAGALLKDLEIMLRTLIAGALSPAKPRAVQSKPAKKSARKPGDRR is encoded by the coding sequence ATGAGCCCGCGTACCCGCATTCTCGACGCCGCGATGCTGGTGTTTCGCCGGCACGGTTTCCGTCGCTCGTCGATCGAGCAGGCAGCCGAAGCCGCCGGCCTGACGCGGCAGGCGCTCTACCATCATTTCAAATCCAAGGAAGCGCTGTTCCGCGCCGTGATCGAACGGCTGCATGAGGAGGCGTTTGCCGCCGAGATCGCAGCGACAAGTGCGGCGGAAAAAGCCGGCGGCAGCCTCGCCGATATTCTCGTCGCCTCCGTCACCGCCAAGCTCGGACAACTCGCCGCCTCGCTCGACGGCTCGCCCCATGTCGAGGAGCTGTTCTCCGAACATCTCGTGCAGGCCCGCGACCTCTATCAGAAATACACCGCCCTCTATGCAGAACAGCTTGCCGCGACGATTGCGCGCGTCTGCCGCAAGCAGGGGCTCACCCTCAGCCCCGGCATGACGCCGCGCGATCTGGCGCGCTGTGTCGAGATGGCGGTCAATGGCACCAAAGCCGCCTATCCGGCGCTGCAGCCGGCCGGCGCCCTCCTGAAGGATCTGGAAATCATGCTGCGCACGCTGATCGCCGGCGCCCTCAGCCCGGCAAAACCGCGCGCGGTTCAATCGAAGCCAGCCAAGAAATCCGCCCGCAAACCTGGAGATCGCAGATGA